The following are encoded in a window of Lactobacillus acidophilus genomic DNA:
- the murQ gene encoding N-acetylmuramic acid 6-phosphate etherase, with protein MEIKNLTTEQRNPASIHIDTVSTVEMVKIMNEEDQKVALAVGNQDEQIARAIDEAANRYKKGGRLIYLGAGTSGRLGVLDAAELVPTYGIKPERAIGLIAGGPGAMYKAVEGAEDDTNLGAEDLKDLNLNSQDIVLGLAASGRTPYVIGGLEYANQIGAFTISIACVKDSEIGKHAEVAIEAVVGPEIVTGSTRMKSGTAQKMILNMISTGVMIRQGKVFENVMIDVMPTNSKLVDRASRIISAVTDATQEEALQTLKKAENNVPLAITMIKTESNKDEAQKLLEQYNGNVSEVIKNN; from the coding sequence ATGGAAATAAAAAATTTAACTACTGAGCAACGTAATCCTGCTTCTATACATATTGATACTGTTTCTACTGTAGAAATGGTAAAAATTATGAATGAGGAAGATCAAAAAGTTGCCTTAGCTGTTGGCAATCAAGATGAACAAATAGCAAGGGCAATTGATGAGGCAGCTAACCGCTATAAAAAGGGTGGTCGGTTAATTTATCTTGGAGCTGGCACCAGTGGAAGATTAGGCGTGTTAGATGCAGCTGAATTAGTTCCAACTTATGGGATTAAACCAGAAAGAGCCATTGGTCTAATTGCTGGCGGTCCAGGAGCAATGTATAAAGCTGTTGAAGGTGCTGAGGATGATACTAATTTAGGCGCTGAAGATCTTAAAGATTTGAACTTAAATAGTCAAGATATTGTCTTAGGCTTAGCAGCTAGTGGTCGTACTCCTTATGTAATTGGTGGTCTTGAATATGCCAATCAAATTGGTGCCTTCACCATTTCAATTGCTTGCGTTAAAGATTCTGAAATTGGTAAACATGCTGAGGTCGCAATTGAGGCTGTAGTTGGTCCTGAAATAGTAACCGGTTCTACACGGATGAAATCGGGAACTGCGCAGAAGATGATCTTGAATATGATCTCAACTGGGGTCATGATCAGACAAGGAAAAGTTTTTGAAAACGTAATGATTGACGTAATGCCGACAAATTCTAAATTAGTTGATCGGGCAAGTCGAATTATTTCTGCTGTAACAGATGCAACACAAGAAGAAGCGTTGCAGACGTTAAAGAAAGCGGAAAATAATGTTCCGCTTGCCATTACCATGATCAAGACCGAGTCTAATAAAGATGAAGCTCAAAAATTATTAGAGCAATATAACGGTAATGTCAGTGAAGTTATTAAAAACAATTAA